A genome region from Methanobacterium subterraneum includes the following:
- a CDS encoding YkvA family protein, protein MENEFKDFYDVLSDNLESYQGEYASFIDHGPHLFKLLTEVLNDEKVNQNLRLEISAAIAYYVVPMDVIPEQVYGPYGYIDDIFITVYVIKKIEEAFGYEFLEKHWEGTGNLEKVVNECYERSLEVLEDKKEQILSYVGLI, encoded by the coding sequence ATGGAAAATGAATTTAAAGATTTCTATGATGTATTATCCGATAACTTAGAATCATATCAAGGGGAGTATGCTTCATTCATTGATCATGGGCCTCATCTTTTCAAATTACTCACCGAAGTCTTAAACGATGAAAAAGTAAACCAGAATTTAAGACTGGAAATCAGTGCAGCCATCGCCTACTATGTAGTACCCATGGACGTGATTCCCGAACAAGTTTACGGACCCTACGGTTACATTGACGATATATTCATCACCGTATATGTGATTAAAAAAATAGAAGAAGCATTCGGATATGAATTCTTAGAAAAACATTGGGAAGGAACCGGAAATCTTGAAAAAGTAGTTAATGAGTGTTATGAGCGATCCCTGGAAGTTCTTGAAGACAAAAAAGAACAAATCCTCAGTTATGTGGGATTGATCTAA